A genomic window from Nicotiana sylvestris chromosome 11, ASM39365v2, whole genome shotgun sequence includes:
- the LOC104215399 gene encoding 22.0 kDa class IV heat shock protein-like, translating to MVKITVSLLSFLVLAMAVVLFLPSQTEGLMPYTRPFWDSMFPPEDPFKILEQIPLTIPKGVDSIALARSDWRETGTEHVITLDTGMKRDDIKIEVEENRVLRISEERKIIEEEVEGEKWHRAERTSGKFWRQFRLPGNADLEQIKAHLENGVLKITVPKLAEETKQQTKVINIAEEGNSAGGEDIKATKAEM from the coding sequence atggtgaaaataacTGTTAGTCTTTTGAGCTTTCTAGTGTTAGCAATGGCTGTAGTCTTATTTCTTCCATCACAAACTGAAGGACTAATGCCATACACACGCCCCTTTTGGGACTCAATGTTCCCACCAGAAGACCCTTTCAAGATTCTTGAACAAATCCCACTCACCATCCCAAAAGGGGTGGACTCAATCGCCTTAGCTCGTTCAGACTGGAGGGAAACAGGAACAGAGCACGTAATTACACTCGACACAGGGATGAAAAGGGATGATATCAAGATCGAGGTGGAAGAGAACAGGGTGTTGAGAATCAGTGAGGAAAGGAAAATAATAGAGGAAGAAGTTGAAGGAGAAAAGTGGCACAGAGCTGAGAGGACTTCTGGAAAATTCTGGAGACAGTTTAGGTTACCTGGGAATGCAGATTTGGAACAAATAAAGGCTCATTTGGAAAATGGTGTCTTGAAGATTACTGTGCCAAAGTTGGCTGAAGAGACGAAGCAGCAGACAAAGGTGATTAATATTGCTGAGGAAGGTAATTCTGCTGGTGGTGAGGATATTAAAGCTACCAAAGCTGAGATGtaa